One Microlunatus soli genomic window carries:
- a CDS encoding type IV toxin-antitoxin system AbiEi family antitoxin domain-containing protein produces MRTTHTAAESAQGRPETLVSPLPEIDQLDLPAGIPFTRAMAIGYGIGPNVLTRLVRQGVLRRVLRGVYVDNAVPDGIGLRSQAISLAIPSDAIVTDSTAAWLYGADVRPRGAHLREPEVHCFRPPGRSRVRRPSVNGGERTLSERDIQIVHGITVTSPLRTACDLGRLMARDDAIGALDAMLRHGNFDQQELIGEVRRFRGYRGVVQLRELVRWADGTSESMGESTLRLRWIDEGLPSPELQIVVSPTGRWQRYRLDLGIRRVRYAAEYDGDDWHSTEEQVAADRARDEDLAADGWIVDHFRRGEVYHSRANVVGNQLRAGLRRAARRSGSAAGR; encoded by the coding sequence ATGAGGACCACTCACACGGCAGCGGAATCCGCGCAGGGCCGGCCGGAGACGCTGGTGTCTCCGCTCCCCGAGATCGACCAACTGGACCTGCCCGCCGGAATACCCTTCACCCGGGCGATGGCGATCGGCTACGGGATCGGACCGAATGTGCTCACCCGTCTGGTCCGGCAAGGTGTGCTGCGACGCGTCCTGCGGGGCGTCTACGTCGACAACGCCGTGCCGGACGGCATCGGTCTCCGGTCCCAGGCGATCTCGCTGGCGATCCCGAGCGATGCGATCGTCACCGACAGCACGGCGGCCTGGCTGTACGGCGCCGACGTACGGCCCCGTGGTGCGCACCTGCGTGAGCCGGAGGTGCACTGCTTTCGCCCACCGGGTCGCAGCCGCGTCCGTCGTCCCTCCGTGAACGGCGGCGAACGCACCCTGTCCGAACGCGACATTCAGATCGTCCACGGGATCACGGTGACGTCGCCACTCCGTACGGCATGCGATCTCGGCCGGCTGATGGCCCGTGACGACGCGATCGGCGCCCTGGATGCGATGTTGCGCCATGGGAATTTCGATCAACAGGAGCTCATCGGCGAGGTGCGGCGGTTTCGCGGTTACCGCGGCGTCGTTCAGCTTCGCGAGTTGGTTCGCTGGGCCGATGGAACGTCCGAGTCGATGGGCGAATCGACACTGCGACTGCGTTGGATCGACGAAGGGCTGCCGTCGCCCGAACTGCAGATCGTCGTGTCTCCGACCGGCCGGTGGCAACGCTATCGGCTGGACCTCGGTATCCGTCGGGTGCGTTACGCAGCCGAGTACGACGGGGACGATTGGCACTCGACCGAGGAACAGGTCGCCGCCGACCGAGCACGCGACGAAGATCTCGCTGCCGACGGGTGGATCGTCGACCACTTCCGACGGGGTGAGGTCTACCACAGTCGGGCCAACGTGGTCGGCAACCAACTCCGTGCCGGCCTGCGCCGAGCCGCCCGGAGGTCCGGTTCCGCCGCCGGCCGGTAG
- a CDS encoding DNA gyrase/topoisomerase IV subunit A, producing MAARKTTTPPPDDIVERIVDIDVSSEMETSYLEYAYSVIYTRALPDARDGLKPVQRRILYSMRDMGVLPNRPHVKCARVVGQVMGVLHPHGDTAIYDALVRMAQPWAMRLPVVDGHGNFGSLDAGPAAMRYTECRMAPPALAMTDGLDKDTVDFKANYDGKETEPVVLPAAFPNLLVNGAGGIAVGMATNCAPHNLVEVVQALRHLLKHPNATLDTLMRFVPGPDLPTGGKIIGLEGIRDAYETGKGSFKIRATARVEQVSPRRKGIVITELPYSVGPEKIIEQVKSLVGSKKLQGIADLKDLTDLTNGTRLVIEVKNGFNPDALLEQLYRQTKLEDSFSINALALVDEQPRTLSLKEMLEVYLKHRLEVVLRRTTYDRDKAAERLHLVEGLLIAILDIDDVIAIIRGADDAAAARSKLMDVFELTEVQANYILDMQLRRLTKYSKIELDAERDELQTKIAELTEIIENEDLLRTLVGNELADVAKQFGTPRRTILLSSSGVSTTTSAAPLEVPDDPCWVLLSSAGLLARTENADPLPAEGGRANHDVIVSAIRTTARGDYGLITTDGRLIRGNALDLPTVPVTANAPNLQGGAHVTELIAAAEPGEKIIALTRLGEDAATIALGTRNGVVKRVNPELLNKDSWDIIRLDDGDRVVGAVELTDDSAELVFISDDAQLLHFAATGVRPQGRSGGGIAGIKLGAGRSVAFFGAVPAGEAIVVTVSGSADALPGTDAGAIKVTPFEEYPGKGRATGGVRCHRFLKGEDTLLFAWAGPTPAIATADSGAPVELPEADGRRDGSGVPASQPITAAATRTIP from the coding sequence ATGGCAGCACGGAAGACCACGACGCCACCACCGGACGACATCGTCGAACGGATCGTCGACATCGACGTCTCGTCGGAGATGGAGACCAGCTATCTGGAGTACGCCTACTCGGTGATCTACACCCGGGCGTTGCCGGATGCGCGGGACGGTCTGAAACCGGTGCAGCGACGGATCCTGTACTCGATGCGGGACATGGGCGTGTTGCCGAATCGTCCGCACGTCAAGTGTGCCCGCGTCGTCGGCCAGGTGATGGGTGTGCTGCACCCGCACGGCGACACCGCGATCTACGACGCCCTGGTCCGGATGGCCCAGCCGTGGGCGATGCGGCTGCCGGTCGTCGACGGCCACGGCAACTTCGGTTCGCTGGACGCCGGCCCGGCCGCGATGCGGTACACCGAGTGCCGGATGGCGCCGCCGGCGCTGGCGATGACCGACGGCCTGGACAAGGACACCGTCGACTTCAAGGCCAACTACGACGGCAAGGAGACCGAGCCGGTCGTGCTGCCGGCGGCGTTCCCCAACCTGCTGGTCAACGGAGCCGGCGGGATCGCGGTCGGGATGGCGACCAACTGTGCGCCGCACAATCTGGTCGAGGTCGTCCAAGCGCTGCGCCATCTGCTCAAGCACCCGAACGCCACTCTGGACACGTTGATGCGCTTCGTACCCGGTCCCGATCTGCCGACCGGCGGCAAGATCATCGGCCTGGAAGGCATCCGGGATGCCTACGAGACCGGCAAGGGATCGTTCAAGATCAGGGCGACCGCACGGGTGGAGCAGGTCAGCCCGCGACGTAAGGGCATCGTGATCACCGAGCTGCCCTACAGCGTCGGACCGGAAAAGATCATCGAGCAGGTCAAGTCGCTGGTCGGGTCGAAGAAGCTGCAGGGCATCGCCGATCTGAAGGATCTGACCGACCTGACCAACGGCACCCGGCTGGTGATCGAGGTCAAGAACGGGTTCAATCCCGACGCACTGCTGGAGCAGCTCTACCGGCAGACCAAGCTGGAGGATTCATTCTCCATCAACGCACTCGCACTGGTCGACGAGCAGCCCAGAACGCTGTCGTTGAAGGAAATGCTGGAGGTCTACCTCAAGCACCGCCTCGAGGTGGTGTTGCGCCGCACCACCTACGACCGGGACAAGGCCGCCGAACGGTTGCACCTGGTCGAGGGCCTGTTGATCGCGATCCTGGACATCGACGACGTGATCGCGATCATCCGCGGTGCCGACGATGCGGCCGCCGCGCGGTCCAAGCTGATGGACGTGTTCGAGCTCACCGAGGTGCAGGCCAACTACATCCTGGACATGCAGCTGCGCCGGCTGACCAAGTATTCCAAGATCGAGTTGGACGCCGAGCGGGACGAGCTGCAGACCAAGATCGCCGAACTCACCGAGATCATCGAGAACGAGGACCTGTTGCGGACGCTGGTCGGCAACGAGCTGGCCGATGTCGCCAAGCAGTTCGGCACGCCGCGACGCACCATCCTGCTGTCCTCCAGCGGCGTCAGCACGACCACCAGTGCCGCACCGCTGGAGGTGCCCGACGATCCGTGCTGGGTGCTGCTGTCCTCCGCCGGCCTGCTGGCCCGCACCGAGAACGCCGATCCGCTGCCCGCCGAGGGCGGCCGGGCCAATCACGATGTGATCGTCTCGGCGATCCGGACGACGGCGCGCGGCGACTACGGCCTGATCACCACCGACGGCCGGTTGATCCGGGGCAACGCGCTGGACCTGCCGACCGTCCCGGTGACGGCCAACGCACCCAACCTGCAGGGCGGTGCGCACGTCACCGAGCTGATCGCGGCCGCCGAGCCGGGTGAGAAGATCATCGCCCTGACGCGACTCGGCGAGGACGCGGCGACGATCGCCCTCGGCACCAGGAACGGTGTGGTCAAGCGGGTCAACCCCGAGCTGTTGAACAAGGACAGCTGGGACATCATCCGCCTCGACGACGGCGACCGGGTGGTCGGCGCCGTCGAGCTGACCGACGACAGCGCCGAACTGGTGTTCATCTCCGACGACGCCCAGCTGCTGCATTTCGCCGCCACCGGTGTCCGACCCCAGGGCCGCTCCGGCGGCGGCATCGCCGGCATCAAGCTCGGCGCCGGACGATCGGTCGCCTTCTTCGGTGCGGTGCCCGCCGGCGAGGCGATCGTGGTCACTGTCTCCGGCAGTGCCGATGCGCTGCCGGGAACCGACGCCGGCGCGATCAAGGTGACGCCGTTCGAGGAGTATCCGGGCAAGGGCCGGGCGACCGGTGGTGTCCGTTGTCATCGCTTCCTGAAGGGCGAGGACACCCTGCTGTTCGCCTGGGCCGGTCCGACGCCGGCGATCGCCACCGCCGACAGCGGCGCCCCCGTCGAGCTCCCCGAAGCCGACGGCCGCCGCGACGGCTCCGGTGTCCCCGCCTCCCAGCCGATCACCGCCGCCGCCACCCGAACCATCCCCTAA